In one window of Chryseobacterium sp. JV274 DNA:
- a CDS encoding T9SS type A sorting domain-containing protein translates to MKSTTFLTICSLLISIITFGQTSTEQFETESHGSTSFTDNGVIFNIISHVSVFDIQGNYPGTGWNGTANDNRYIDNSNDTQSPPSFSIKTTSNLFKVNRFWMYLSALNLDLNVAGTLTVTGKLSGVTKFTQTKTSGFATSLGSTNGYTLIDLTNLNGQNYSNIVIDELQITANGLYRYVAIDAFTWVKDSNLVLGTSEAKSIKKDLTVYPNPTNGPISITTEKASEAKIYSLDGKTLKTVQTQKGNNEINISELPKGVYIIKTATESTKVIKN, encoded by the coding sequence ATGAAAAGCACTACTTTTTTAACAATTTGTAGTCTGCTCATTTCAATTATCACATTCGGGCAGACCAGTACAGAACAATTTGAAACGGAATCGCACGGAAGTACAAGCTTCACCGACAATGGAGTCATTTTCAATATCATTTCACATGTAAGTGTTTTCGATATTCAAGGAAATTACCCAGGTACAGGCTGGAATGGAACAGCTAATGACAACAGATACATTGACAATTCCAACGATACCCAGTCTCCTCCCTCTTTCAGTATTAAAACAACTTCTAATTTATTTAAAGTAAACCGATTCTGGATGTATCTTTCTGCGTTGAACCTCGATCTCAATGTAGCAGGAACACTAACTGTAACCGGAAAACTCAGCGGAGTCACAAAATTTACCCAAACAAAAACCAGCGGATTTGCGACAAGTTTAGGGAGTACGAACGGATACACCCTGATTGACCTAACTAATTTAAATGGACAAAATTACTCAAACATTGTGATTGATGAGCTGCAGATCACTGCGAACGGATTATACCGATATGTAGCCATTGATGCTTTCACCTGGGTAAAAGACAGCAATCTGGTATTGGGTACTTCGGAAGCTAAAAGCATTAAAAAAGACTTGACTGTTTATCCTAACCCAACCAACGGACCTATTTCTATCACAACAGAAAAAGCCAGTGAAGCTAAAATCTACAGTCTGGATGGTAAAACGCTGAAAACAGTACAAACTCAGAAGGGAAATAATGAAATCAATATTTCAGAGCTTCCAAAAGGAGTTTATATTATCAAAACAGCAACAGAATCAACCAAAGTTATTAAAAACTAA
- a CDS encoding phage tail protein, with protein MEEYIGIVKLFAGNFAPRGWMFCDGSLISISRNSALFSILGTTYGGDGISTFALPNLKGRMALGAGNVNANQFYPLGVVSGTTQNTLLTSNLPSIAGGFQLKVANKNANSSTPTATSSIAISGTQVGRDFNVVSSFVNDSNPDTVINGQSIAFIGQNLPVNNMPPYLGLNYIICVEGIYPPRD; from the coding sequence ATGGAAGAGTACATTGGAATTGTAAAATTATTTGCAGGAAATTTCGCACCTAGAGGCTGGATGTTTTGCGACGGAAGCTTAATAAGCATTTCAAGAAATTCAGCCCTATTCTCTATTTTAGGAACAACTTACGGAGGAGATGGTATCAGTACTTTTGCGTTACCTAACTTAAAAGGGCGTATGGCCTTAGGAGCAGGAAATGTAAACGCCAACCAGTTCTATCCTTTGGGAGTGGTATCCGGTACTACACAGAATACTCTTTTAACCTCAAATCTTCCTAGCATCGCAGGTGGATTCCAATTGAAAGTAGCTAATAAGAATGCCAACTCATCAACACCTACTGCTACATCATCTATTGCGATCTCAGGAACACAGGTGGGAAGAGATTTCAACGTGGTATCCAGCTTTGTAAATGATTCTAATCCTGATACCGTGATTAACGGACAAAGCATTGCCTTTATAGGACAAAATTTACCGGTGAATAATATGCCTCCTTATCTGGGTTTAAATTATATCATCTGCGTTGAAGGCATTTACCCTCCAAGAGATTAA